From the genome of Roseivivax sp. THAF197b:
ACGCATCACGCTGCTGCGCAACCTGTTCGCGCATCACCGGGATCGGTCTCCGGACGTCAAGGCCACCGATATCGGTCCTGTCGAGGTCATCAACAACGTCTTTTACAATTCGATCAGCCAGTTCGGAGAGTTCTACGACCTTCTGGGCAATGCCGACATCGCGTATCTCGGCAATCTCGCCCTTGCCGGGAAATCGACGATCCAGAAGACGCCGGAGGCGGTTCAGGTCTTCGAATGGACGGATGGGGCCACCGTCCGCTTGCTGGCCAGCGATAACCTCGCCGGGGTCGCGAAGGGCTGCGACAGGCGCAATGTGCAGGTTCTAGATCGCGCCGCGGAAAGCGCGCTGGTCGCGCCGCCCGGATGGCCCGTCAGCGTAACGCCCATGCCCGCATCCGAGGTGTTGAACGCGGTGCTCGCGCGGGCGGGGGACCGGATCCAGGGGCGCCGCACGGCGGATGCGCTCGATGCGCGCGTCATCAAGGGGGTCCGCAACTGCCGTGGCAAGGTGATCAACCGGGTGGATCAGGTCGGCGGCTGGCCGGTCCTGGCCCCGGCCGATCCCGCAGAGACGCGCGACAGCGACAATGACGGTCTGCCCGATCTCTGGGAGGAGACCCGCGCGGCACTGGACAGCGCGCGTGCCGACGATGTCTGGGCCATCGACCCGCAAAGCGGCATGAGCCATGTCGAGACCTGGCTTGCCCTCTCCGCTTCAGACGGGACCTGGGCCGATGTGGATTGAGCGGGTTTCGATATCGGGGGATGCGCCATGAGCCGGGCGCGACAGGTCCCGGGCCTGCCCGGCGGGGTGCCGGGCGGAGCCGGGCATCGCGGCGCCTGGGGCCGCGCTTGGGACGGCGCTGACAGGCCCGCGCAGAGCCGTCGGGCCATGACGAGCGCTGCGGGTGTTCTGGTGGTCATCGCCGTGGCGCTGTCCCCGATGAGCTACTTCCGCTTGCAGGGGATCTATCTCACGGCCTCCGATGCGGCCACGATGCTGGCCTTCGTGCTGCTGCTGGCAACCGGACGGCTGCCTTTGTATTTCTTCGGAGCTGCCACCAGCTACTGGTATTTCTCCTTCCTGCTGTTCTGCGGCGGGCTTGCGCTGGGCTCGGTGGTCAATGGCGCGCCTGCAGCGCTGGCAAGCGTCTACCTGCAATATTTCTTCTCGCTCATCATTCTGCCCATGGTCATTGCCGGGCGGAGCTATCCGGAGATCGTCTCGCTGATAAAGGTCCTGATCGCGGCGCTCGTCGCGGTGATGCTGTTCGGAATCTACGTGGTTCATTTCGTGGATGAGCCGAGCATGCGGCTGGTCTCCGGCAGCGGGCGGCTGCGCTCCCTGATCGAGCGCGAAAACGAATGTGCCGCTTTGGGCGCGGTCGGCATGGTGTTCGTGCTGGGCCTCTATCTTC
Proteins encoded in this window:
- a CDS encoding polysaccharide lyase family 1 protein, with amino-acid sequence MGIVLGFALAGHGAIASELVFPGAEGFGAGAVGWRQGELRLVTTLEDSGPGSLRDCAENAGTPRICGFAVSGTIDLEGPIHVGSNIYIAGQTAPGDGVQLRITNGGHGPIILKNVSDVVIRHLKLRPGPSPEPSPTVDAITVENAQRVFLGNLSMAFATDETFNIHVSGATASDITLADSILAYSLDRSNHPEGRHSKGALICSDEGQGNRCGRITLLRNLFAHHRDRSPDVKATDIGPVEVINNVFYNSISQFGEFYDLLGNADIAYLGNLALAGKSTIQKTPEAVQVFEWTDGATVRLLASDNLAGVAKGCDRRNVQVLDRAAESALVAPPGWPVSVTPMPASEVLNAVLARAGDRIQGRRTADALDARVIKGVRNCRGKVINRVDQVGGWPVLAPADPAETRDSDNDGLPDLWEETRAALDSARADDVWAIDPQSGMSHVETWLALSASDGTWADVD